One Roseimaritima multifibrata DNA window includes the following coding sequences:
- a CDS encoding 2-oxoacid:ferredoxin oxidoreductase subunit beta, translating to MNLPVLKAADFASDQDVRWCPGCGDYSILAQMKKVLPELGFPREKTVFISGIGCSSRFPYYMNTYGMHSIHGRAPTFATGLKTTRPDLMVWVITGDGDALSIGGNHFIHALRRNLDINIVLFNNRIYGLTKGQYSPTSTEGQVTKSTPMGSIDHPLNPLSVAIAAEATFVARSIDAHVKHLEMTLKRAANHKGVSLVEVYQNCNVFNDGAMSYAQDRKQRPENTIELEHGKPLIFGTERDKGIQMIGNRLEIVKTADVAVDDLLIHDEKTPDPALHFMLSRMRYPEFPEPIGVFRDVQGIPTYDDQINDQIVQAREKKGQGDLQALLNAGDTWEVA from the coding sequence CAGATGAAAAAAGTTCTCCCGGAACTGGGCTTTCCGCGCGAGAAAACCGTCTTCATTAGCGGAATCGGATGTAGCAGTCGTTTCCCTTACTACATGAACACCTATGGAATGCATAGCATCCATGGTCGTGCCCCAACCTTCGCGACCGGTCTAAAAACGACCCGTCCCGATTTGATGGTCTGGGTGATCACCGGTGACGGCGATGCCCTTTCGATCGGTGGCAATCACTTCATCCATGCCCTCCGGCGAAACCTGGACATCAACATTGTGTTGTTCAACAACCGGATCTATGGATTGACCAAAGGTCAGTACAGCCCCACCAGCACCGAAGGGCAGGTGACCAAGAGCACGCCGATGGGTTCGATCGATCACCCGTTGAACCCGCTAAGTGTTGCGATCGCAGCCGAAGCAACGTTTGTCGCTCGCAGCATCGATGCCCACGTCAAACACCTTGAAATGACGCTCAAGCGAGCGGCCAACCACAAGGGCGTTTCCCTGGTCGAGGTTTACCAGAACTGCAACGTCTTTAATGACGGAGCGATGTCGTACGCTCAGGACCGGAAACAACGTCCCGAGAACACGATCGAACTGGAACATGGCAAACCTCTGATCTTCGGAACCGAAAGGGACAAAGGGATTCAGATGATCGGCAACCGTTTAGAGATCGTCAAAACGGCGGACGTTGCTGTCGACGACCTCTTGATCCACGACGAAAAGACTCCCGATCCGGCATTGCACTTCATGCTTTCCAGGATGCGATACCCTGAATTCCCCGAACCGATTGGCGTCTTCCGTGACGTCCAGGGGATCCCGACCTACGATGATCAAATCAACGATCAAATCGTTCAGGCTCGAGAGAAAAAAGGGCAGGGTGACCTCCAGGCGTTGCTCAATGCTGGCGATACTTGGGAAGTCGCATAG
- the cysK gene encoding cysteine synthase A, giving the protein MSRGKTYSSVTRAIGDTPMIQINRLAADVDATIFAKCEFFQPLNSVKDRIGVAMIEAGEADGKINADTHIIEPTSGNTGIALAFVCAAKGYKLTLTMPESMSVERRALLRALGANLVLTPAAEGMNGAIKTAGELVASTDNAFMPQQFENPANPSIHQATTGPEIWEDSGQNIDVLVAGVGTGGTLTGVARYLKERNPDFKAIAVEPKHSPVISGGSPGKHRIQGIGAGFVPKNLDTTLVDDVVLVEDEDAFEYGRLLAKQEGIMAGISSGANMYAALEIAKRPEYKGKRIVTVMCSLGERYLSTPLFGDLGI; this is encoded by the coding sequence ATGTCACGAGGCAAAACCTACTCCAGCGTCACTCGCGCCATCGGCGATACGCCGATGATCCAAATCAATCGTTTGGCGGCCGATGTGGATGCGACTATTTTTGCCAAATGTGAATTCTTTCAGCCGCTAAACAGCGTCAAAGACCGAATCGGTGTGGCGATGATCGAAGCGGGTGAAGCGGACGGCAAGATCAATGCCGATACGCATATCATCGAACCGACCAGCGGAAATACCGGAATCGCTCTAGCTTTTGTTTGTGCCGCCAAAGGTTACAAACTGACGCTGACGATGCCCGAATCGATGTCGGTCGAACGGCGTGCATTGCTGCGAGCCCTCGGGGCAAACTTGGTTCTGACTCCGGCAGCCGAAGGGATGAACGGAGCGATCAAGACCGCTGGCGAATTGGTCGCAAGCACCGACAATGCCTTCATGCCTCAACAGTTTGAAAACCCGGCAAACCCCAGCATCCATCAAGCGACCACCGGCCCCGAAATCTGGGAAGACAGTGGACAGAACATCGATGTTTTGGTTGCAGGTGTCGGAACCGGTGGCACCCTAACCGGTGTCGCCCGGTACCTAAAAGAACGGAATCCCGATTTCAAAGCGATCGCTGTCGAACCGAAGCATTCGCCAGTCATCAGTGGTGGTTCGCCAGGCAAACACCGCATCCAAGGAATCGGTGCTGGATTCGTTCCTAAAAATCTAGACACCACGCTTGTCGATGATGTTGTCTTGGTCGAAGACGAAGATGCCTTCGAGTACGGACGCCTGCTGGCCAAGCAGGAAGGGATCATGGCGGGCATCAGTAGCGGCGCCAACATGTACGCCGCTCTGGAAATCGCCAAACGCCCTGAATACAAA